Proteins from one Mercurialis annua linkage group LG7, ddMerAnnu1.2, whole genome shotgun sequence genomic window:
- the LOC126656028 gene encoding protein RRP6-like 3 isoform X1, protein MENKEKIRIAIAAAVASVAAISIFILTTEYRSKRRYSIRKQYKRTQNSCYLQSDHKPQSSFKRVLADNSFSQFKHLKLNGNKNDNSSNSHPYEKEIAYLIENNSNGIEFDTIDLKEMKNDFVWIETESQLKELADELSKQRVFATDTEQHGLRSFLGFTALIQISTRERDYLLDTIALHDFMGILRPVFADPRICKVFHGADNDVLWLQRDFHIYVVNLFDTAKACEVLSKPQKSLAYLLETYCSVSTNKLLQREDWRQRPLSAEMLQYAQTDAHYLLYIASCLIAELKQQNDDNSSSCPDDKLNFIIEASRRSNMVCLQLYTKEVEEFPGDSAASSLLSRHLNGQGGSSVSCETQDLVRRLCTWRELMARVHDENLKYVLSDQAVVSLAEKVLTNSMEIYDTIAQADMNLGPPTSVSSLPSPSPIVCSHFDEFCCLILENKCNTDDIFSLIQKCLGTKGTCPLSVFNYGLLVNCELRPKGRSISKKSVAKNSKQFAGKASLSRKLFVQKFSCKSPVYHNCRIYANDGRLLCYCDQRKLEWYIDRKLAKLLDENPPAIMLLFEPKGRPEDEGNDFYIQSKKNICVGCGEGSHYLRYRIIPSCYRMHFPEHLKSHRSHDIVLLCVDCHEVAHAAAEKYKRHVAVEFGIPLFVLKVVDCRENSVINGPSSSLINAEEAGVSPLQLRTAAMALLRHGSKMPPKRQEELTQIVSQYYGGREISQEDLERALLVGMSPHERRRFEKKKGLISKHSSTNGLQNNVLVHDLIISKSPTENKSVIDYLAGSQSTDIEPTTGENEDQEFCKITDTDIDVSSTVQDSATACKDMNSDDNEVSDKKEIYAENDGGDCEVGPPNEIAGFDDPTHDEPVLPKNNSKLSLLGHGPHGQQVVEKLLKECGDDGIREFCQRWRQVFVETVHPRHLPTGWDVMHRGRRDFGEFSVYNPAKRAASGATT, encoded by the exons ATGGAAAACAAAGAGAAAATCAGAATCGCCATCGCCGCCGCAGTAGCGTCGGTTGCtgcaatttcaatttttattttaacgaCGGAGTATCGTAGTAAACGACGCTACAGTATAAGGAAGCAATACAAACGGACTCAAAACTCATGTTATTTACAGTCGGACCACAAGCCGCAATCTTCTTTCAAACGTGTTTTAGCTGATAACTCCTTCTCTCAGTTCAAACACTTGAAGCTAAACGGAAACAAAAATG ATAATTCTTCGAATTCGCATCCTTATGAAAAAGAAATTGCATATCTGATAGAGAATAACAGCAATGGAATTGAATTTGATACAATTGATTTGAAAGAAATGAAGAATGATTTTGTTTGGATTGAGACTGAGTCTCAGTTAAAGGAGTTAGCTGATGAATTGAGTAAACAGAGAGTTTTTGCTACTGATACTGAGCAGCACGGTTTGCGTTCTTTTCTCGGTTTTACTGCTCTTATCCAG ATTTCTACTCGGGAACGAGATTACTTGTTGGATACGATTGCGTTACATGATTTTATGGGGATTCTCCGTCCGGTGTTTGCTGATCCTAGAATTTGCAAG GTGTTTCATGGAGCTGATAATGATGTGCTTTGGCTACAGCGGGATTTTCATATTTATGTAGTTAATTTATTTGACACTGCAAAG GCATGTGAAGTGCTTTCAAAGCCACAGAAATCACTGGCATACTTACTTGAAACTTACTGCAGTGTATCCACAAATAAATTACTACAG CGTGAAGATTGGAGACAACGTCCATTGTCTGCAGAGATGTTACAGTATGCTCAAACGGATGCACATTATCTGTTGTATATTGCAAGTTGCTTAATTGCTGAGCTCAAACAACAAAATGATG ATAATTCATCTTCTTGTCCGGatgacaaattaaattttattattgagGCTAGTCGCCGTTCAAACATGGTTTGCCTACAACTCTATACTAAAGAGGTTGAAGAATTTCCGGGTGATTCTGCTGCATCATCGCTTCTTTCTCGTCATTTGAATGGCCAAGGAGGTTCATCAGTTTCATGTGAGACACAG GATCTTGTGAGACGCTTGTGCACTTGGAGAGAACTAATG GCTCGTGTGCATGATGAGAACTTAAAATATGTGTTGTCAGACCAGGCTGTTGTTTCTCTTGCCGAGAAGGTTTTAACAAATTCTATGGAAATATATGACACAATTGCTCAAGCCGATATGAATCTGGGTCCTCCGACCTCTGTTTCTTCTCTACCATCTCCCTCCCCTATCGTTTGCAGCCATTTTGATGAATTTTGTTGCTTAATCTTGGAGAATAAATGTAACACTGATGATATTTTCTCACTGATTCAAAAATGCCTGGGTACAAAGGGGACTTGCCCATTGTCAGTTTTTAATTATGGATTATTGGTCAACTGTGAACTGAGACCAAAAGGTAGATCAATTTCAAAGAAAAGTGTAGCTAAAAATTCTAAGCAATTTGCTGGAAAGGCTTCGCTATCGCGAAAACTGTTTGTTCAGAAGTTCTCCTGCAAATCTCCAGTATATCACAACTGTAGGATCTATGCAAATGATGGACGGTTGCTTTGTTACTGCGATCAGAGAAAGCTTGAATG GTACATTGATAGAAAGCTAGCAAAACTTCTTGATGAAAATCCTCCGGCCATAATGCTTCTTTTTGAGCCTAAGGGTCGTCCAGAAGATGAAGGCAATGACTTTTACATCCAAAGCAAGAAAAATATTTGTGTTGGCTGTGGTGAAGGAAGTCATTACTTACGCTATCGAATAATTCCTTCATGCTACAGAATGCACTTCCCTGAGCATTTGAAAAGCCATCGATCTCATGACATTGTCCTCCTTTGTGTGGACTGTCATGAAGTTGCCCATGCTGCTGCTGAGAAATACAAAAGGCATGTGGCTGTGGAGTTTGGGATTCCATTGTTCGTTCTTAAAGTAGTTGACTGTAGAGAAAACTCTGTTATAAATGGGCCTTCTTCATCTCTTATAAATGCTGAGGAGGCAGGGGTATCTCCTTTGCAATTGCGTACAGCTGCTATGGCTTTGTTGCGCCATGGGTCAAAAATGCCACCCAAGCGACAAGAAGAACTGACACAG ATTGTATCACAATATTATGGAGGAAGGGAAATATCGCAGGAAGATTTGGAAAGAGCTTTGCTGGTTGGAATGAGTCCTCATGAGAGAAGAAGATTTGAGAAGAAAAAAGGGTTGATTTCGAAGCATTCTTCCACTAATGGCCTTCAAAACAATGTGCTGGTGCATGATCTTATTATCTCCAAATCTCCCACTGAGAACAAATCTGTGATTGATTATCTAGCTGGTTCACAAAGTACTGATATAGAGCCAACAACTGGCGAAAACGAAGATCAGGAGTTCTGTAAAATAACAGACACTGATATAGATGTCTCTTCTACAGTACAAGACTCTGCGACTGCATGCAAGGATATGAATTCCGATGATAATGAAGTTTCtgataaaaaagaaatatatgCTGAAAATGATGGTGGTGATTGTGAAGTAGGTCCGCCAAATGAAATAGCTGGTTTTGATGATCCTACACATGATGAACCTGTCCTGCCCAAGAATAACTCAAAATTATCCTTGTTAGGACATGGGCCACATGGACAGCAAGTTGTGGAGAAATTACTAAAAGAATGTGGAGATGATGGCATTCGTGAATTTTGTCAAAGATGGCGGCAAGTTTTTGTCGAGACAGTTCATCCCCGACACTTACCAACTGGGTGGGATGTAATGCACAG AGGCAGAAGGGATTTCGGTGAATTCAGTGTATACAATCCGGCCAAGAGAGCAGCATCTGGTGCAACAACTTGA
- the LOC126656028 gene encoding protein RRP6-like 3 isoform X2, with the protein MENKEKIRIAIAAAVASVAAISIFILTTEYRSKRRYSIRKQYKRTQNSCYLQSDHKPQSSFKRVLADNSFSQFKHLKLNGNKNDNSSNSHPYEKEIAYLIENNSNGIEFDTIDLKEMKNDFVWIETESQLKELADELSKQRVFATDTEQHGLRSFLGFTALIQISTRERDYLLDTIALHDFMGILRPVFADPRICKVFHGADNDVLWLQRDFHIYVVNLFDTAKACEVLSKPQKSLAYLLETYCSVSTNKLLQREDWRQRPLSAEMLQYAQTDAHYLLYIASCLIAELKQQNDDNSSSCPDDKLNFIIEASRRSNMVCLQLYTKEVEEFPGDSAASSLLSRHLNGQGGSSVSCETQDLVRRLCTWRELMARVHDENLKYVLSDQAVVSLAEKVLTNSMEIYDTIAQADMNLGPPTSVSSLPSPSPIVCSHFDEFCCLILENKCNTDDIFSLIQKCLGTKGTCPLSVFNYGLLVNCELRPKGRSISKKSVAKNSKQFAGKASLSRKLFVQKFSCKSPVYHNCRIYANDGRLLCYCDQRKLEWYIDRKLAKLLDENPPAIMLLFEPKGRPEDEGNDFYIQSKKNICVGCGEGSHYLRYRIIPSCYRMHFPEHLKSHRSHDIVLLCVDCHEVAHAAAEKYKRHVAVEFGIPLFVLKVVDCRENSVINGPSSSLINAEEAGVSPLQLRTAAMALLRHGSKMPPKRQEELTQIVSQYYGGREISQEDLERALLVGMSPHERRRFEKKKGLISKHSSTNGLQNNVLVHDLIISKSPTENKSVIDYLAGSQSTDIEPTTGENEDQEFCKITDTDIDVSSTVQDSATACKDMNSDDNEVSDKKEIYAENDGGDCEVGPPNEIAGFDDPTHDEPVLPKNNSKLSLLGHGPHGQQVVEKLLKECGDDGIREFCQRWRQVFVETVHPRHLPTGWDVMHRI; encoded by the exons ATGGAAAACAAAGAGAAAATCAGAATCGCCATCGCCGCCGCAGTAGCGTCGGTTGCtgcaatttcaatttttattttaacgaCGGAGTATCGTAGTAAACGACGCTACAGTATAAGGAAGCAATACAAACGGACTCAAAACTCATGTTATTTACAGTCGGACCACAAGCCGCAATCTTCTTTCAAACGTGTTTTAGCTGATAACTCCTTCTCTCAGTTCAAACACTTGAAGCTAAACGGAAACAAAAATG ATAATTCTTCGAATTCGCATCCTTATGAAAAAGAAATTGCATATCTGATAGAGAATAACAGCAATGGAATTGAATTTGATACAATTGATTTGAAAGAAATGAAGAATGATTTTGTTTGGATTGAGACTGAGTCTCAGTTAAAGGAGTTAGCTGATGAATTGAGTAAACAGAGAGTTTTTGCTACTGATACTGAGCAGCACGGTTTGCGTTCTTTTCTCGGTTTTACTGCTCTTATCCAG ATTTCTACTCGGGAACGAGATTACTTGTTGGATACGATTGCGTTACATGATTTTATGGGGATTCTCCGTCCGGTGTTTGCTGATCCTAGAATTTGCAAG GTGTTTCATGGAGCTGATAATGATGTGCTTTGGCTACAGCGGGATTTTCATATTTATGTAGTTAATTTATTTGACACTGCAAAG GCATGTGAAGTGCTTTCAAAGCCACAGAAATCACTGGCATACTTACTTGAAACTTACTGCAGTGTATCCACAAATAAATTACTACAG CGTGAAGATTGGAGACAACGTCCATTGTCTGCAGAGATGTTACAGTATGCTCAAACGGATGCACATTATCTGTTGTATATTGCAAGTTGCTTAATTGCTGAGCTCAAACAACAAAATGATG ATAATTCATCTTCTTGTCCGGatgacaaattaaattttattattgagGCTAGTCGCCGTTCAAACATGGTTTGCCTACAACTCTATACTAAAGAGGTTGAAGAATTTCCGGGTGATTCTGCTGCATCATCGCTTCTTTCTCGTCATTTGAATGGCCAAGGAGGTTCATCAGTTTCATGTGAGACACAG GATCTTGTGAGACGCTTGTGCACTTGGAGAGAACTAATG GCTCGTGTGCATGATGAGAACTTAAAATATGTGTTGTCAGACCAGGCTGTTGTTTCTCTTGCCGAGAAGGTTTTAACAAATTCTATGGAAATATATGACACAATTGCTCAAGCCGATATGAATCTGGGTCCTCCGACCTCTGTTTCTTCTCTACCATCTCCCTCCCCTATCGTTTGCAGCCATTTTGATGAATTTTGTTGCTTAATCTTGGAGAATAAATGTAACACTGATGATATTTTCTCACTGATTCAAAAATGCCTGGGTACAAAGGGGACTTGCCCATTGTCAGTTTTTAATTATGGATTATTGGTCAACTGTGAACTGAGACCAAAAGGTAGATCAATTTCAAAGAAAAGTGTAGCTAAAAATTCTAAGCAATTTGCTGGAAAGGCTTCGCTATCGCGAAAACTGTTTGTTCAGAAGTTCTCCTGCAAATCTCCAGTATATCACAACTGTAGGATCTATGCAAATGATGGACGGTTGCTTTGTTACTGCGATCAGAGAAAGCTTGAATG GTACATTGATAGAAAGCTAGCAAAACTTCTTGATGAAAATCCTCCGGCCATAATGCTTCTTTTTGAGCCTAAGGGTCGTCCAGAAGATGAAGGCAATGACTTTTACATCCAAAGCAAGAAAAATATTTGTGTTGGCTGTGGTGAAGGAAGTCATTACTTACGCTATCGAATAATTCCTTCATGCTACAGAATGCACTTCCCTGAGCATTTGAAAAGCCATCGATCTCATGACATTGTCCTCCTTTGTGTGGACTGTCATGAAGTTGCCCATGCTGCTGCTGAGAAATACAAAAGGCATGTGGCTGTGGAGTTTGGGATTCCATTGTTCGTTCTTAAAGTAGTTGACTGTAGAGAAAACTCTGTTATAAATGGGCCTTCTTCATCTCTTATAAATGCTGAGGAGGCAGGGGTATCTCCTTTGCAATTGCGTACAGCTGCTATGGCTTTGTTGCGCCATGGGTCAAAAATGCCACCCAAGCGACAAGAAGAACTGACACAG ATTGTATCACAATATTATGGAGGAAGGGAAATATCGCAGGAAGATTTGGAAAGAGCTTTGCTGGTTGGAATGAGTCCTCATGAGAGAAGAAGATTTGAGAAGAAAAAAGGGTTGATTTCGAAGCATTCTTCCACTAATGGCCTTCAAAACAATGTGCTGGTGCATGATCTTATTATCTCCAAATCTCCCACTGAGAACAAATCTGTGATTGATTATCTAGCTGGTTCACAAAGTACTGATATAGAGCCAACAACTGGCGAAAACGAAGATCAGGAGTTCTGTAAAATAACAGACACTGATATAGATGTCTCTTCTACAGTACAAGACTCTGCGACTGCATGCAAGGATATGAATTCCGATGATAATGAAGTTTCtgataaaaaagaaatatatgCTGAAAATGATGGTGGTGATTGTGAAGTAGGTCCGCCAAATGAAATAGCTGGTTTTGATGATCCTACACATGATGAACCTGTCCTGCCCAAGAATAACTCAAAATTATCCTTGTTAGGACATGGGCCACATGGACAGCAAGTTGTGGAGAAATTACTAAAAGAATGTGGAGATGATGGCATTCGTGAATTTTGTCAAAGATGGCGGCAAGTTTTTGTCGAGACAGTTCATCCCCGACACTTACCAACTGGGTGGGATGTAATGCACAG GATTTGA
- the LOC126657206 gene encoding PKS-NRPS hybrid synthetase cheA-like: MEDKLNIESMMEKNSTEYLQQQNTEAESQECNEQRNMLDLLSKKFQTHDELIVHVRNFFFEKGYVLSIQSSRKDKYVTIGCDLGGIYRNRHCVPFDKRQRKTSSRLRNCSFMIKGKKQDEGFWTLEEKNNLHNHEASVDMSGHSSCRRLSKEEISSVETMSKSGIAPRHILTSLRQKNNSLQAVSRSVYNAKAKIYRENLGCRTIIQALFEEFGDGDFTFNVQHNETGHLTHLFFAHPLSITLTRNYQNVFVMDCTYKTNKYKMPVLDIIGISSLNSSFYSCFALLEKECEQDYVWALDMFKIILGDNVQPSVIVSDRELALMNTIRVVFPKTINLLCVWHIKKNILANCKRYFEVQDEWNSFLSSWNGIIYASNEVEYAENWKQFEGKYAQKQNVINYTHGTWLPYHEYFISAWTEKHLHFGNRVSSRAESAHAKLKRYLQVYTGDFCQLKDKICLAIENEFQEIKAHLATERLHLPHCCNSLFFKNLTTRVSKFAMRQLHNQYEMVKYGKVTPLCKGHFTATMGLPCAHKMMSWKGGMIPLDFIHSQWRIDSNFISSLGETRNRDDGIQEMFTELQYKYQQCPLVQKEYVRETLSQCIDISTSSYLEPTIQPHKGRPIKNARKNNSSTTEHIPSNFEMVENRRRCRVCKGVGHNSRTCKETIVVDELDSRNMDFSMNEGGQSNLVDLNLDYNPINF, encoded by the coding sequence ATGGAAGACAAATTAAACATTGAAAGCATGATGGAAAAAAATTCTACAGAATATTTACAACAGCAAAATACAGAAGCGGAGAGCCAAGAATGCAATGAACAACGAAACATGCTAGATTTGTTGAGTAAGAAGTTTCAAACTCATGATGAGCTCATTGTGCATGTTCGAAATTTTTTCTTTGAGAAAGGTTATGTTTTGTCCATTCAAAGCTCTAGAAAAGATAAATATGTCACTATTGGTTGTGATTTAGGAGGTATTTACCGAAATAGGCATTGTGTTCCTTTTGACAAACGACAAAGAAAAACTTCTAGCCGTCTTAGAAATTGTTCATTCATGATTAAAGGAAAAAAGCAAGATGAAGGGTTTTGGacattagaagaaaaaaataacttGCATAATCATGAGGCCTCCGTAGACATGTCCGGACATTCATCTTGTCGTCGTTTGTCAAAGGAGGAAATCAGTAGTGTTGAAACAATGAGTAAATCAGGCATAGCACCGCGTCATATTTTGACATCACTTcgacaaaaaaataatagtctTCAAGCAGTCTCTCGGAGTGTGTATAATGCCAAAGCTAAAATCTATAGAGAAAATTTGGGTTGTCGAACTATAATTCAAGCATTGTTTGAGGAATTTGGAGATGGCGATTTTACATTCAATGTTCAACATAATGAAACTGGCCATTTAACGCATCTATTTTTCGCTCATCCTTTATCTATTACACTTACGCGAAATTACCAAAATGTCTTTGTAATGGATTGCACTTACAAGACAAATAAATATAAGATGCCAGTATTAGACATAATTGGAATTTCTAGTTTGAACTCATCCTTTTATTCATGTTTTGCACTTTTAGAGAAGGAGTGTGAACAAGATTATGTGTGGGCTTTAgatatgtttaaaataattcttgGAGATAATGTTCAACCATCTGTAATTGTTTCTGATAGGGAGTTGGCTTTAATGAATACTATTAGAGTAGTTTTTCCCAAAACTATAAATCTTTTATGTGTGTGGCATATTAAGAAGAATATATTGGCAAACTGCAAGCGATATTTTGAAGTTCAAGATGAATGGAATTCTTTTTTATCTTCATGGAATGGAATTATATATGCATCAAATGAAGTTGAATATGCAGAAAATTGGAAACAATTTGAAGGAAAATATGCACAAAAGCAAAATGTCATTAATTATACTCATGGTACTTGGCTTCCATATcatgaatattttattagtGCATGGACAGAGAAACATCTTCATTTTGGTAATCGTGTCTCCTCAAGAGCTGAAAGTGCACATGCAAAACTCAAAAGATATTTGCAAGTTTATACAGGTGACTTTTGTCaactaaaagataaaatatgtCTTGCTATTGAAAATGagtttcaagaaattaaagctCATTTGGCTACTGAAAGGTTACATTTACCACATTGTTGTAACTCTTTGTTTTTTAAGAATCTCACTACTCGTGTTTCAAAATTTGCAATGAGACAATTGCATAATCAATATGAAATGGTGAAATATGGGAAAGTAACACCTTTGTGCAAAGGTCATTTTACAGCAACTATGGGTCTTCCTTGTGCTCATAAGATGATGAGTTGGAAGGGTGGGATGATTCCTCTTGATTTCATTCACTCTCAATGGAGAATTGattcaaattttatttctaGCCTTGGTGAAACTAGAAATAGGGATGATGGCATTCAAGAGATGTTTACTGAGCTTCAATATAAATATCAACAATGTCCTCTTGTTCAAAAGGAGTATGTCCGAGAGACATTATCTCAGTGTATAGATATATCAACTTCGTCGTATCTTGAGCCGACTATTCAACCACATAAGGGTCGACCCATAAAAAATGCAAGAAAAAACAACTCGAGTACTACAGAGCATATTCCTTCTAACTTTGAGATGGTAGAGAATAGAAGAAGATGTCGCGTTTGTAAGGGTGTAGGACATAATAGTCGTACTTGTAAAGAAACTATCGTAGTTGATGAGCTCGATTCAAGGAATATGGATTTTTCTATGAATGAAGGTGGTCAGTCAAATTTAGTTGATCTAAACTTGGATTACAATCCAATCAATTTTTGA
- the LOC126655906 gene encoding NEDD8-activating enzyme E1 regulatory subunit AXR1, which produces MAEPKIKYDRQLRIWGEQGQAALEKASICLLNCGPTGSETLKNLVLGGVGSITVIDGTRVEIGDLGNNFMVDESSVGQSKAKCVCAFLQELNDAVRAKFIEELPQTLIETNPSFFAQFTLVVATQLMEDSMVKLDKICGEANVMLIFARSYGLTGFVRISVKEHTIIESKPDHFLDDLRLNNPWPELKSFAETIDLNVADPVAHKHTPYVIILVKMADEWAKAHGGSLPSTREEKKQFKELLKTGMIAMDEDNYKEATDAAFKVFAPRGISPELQQIINDSCTDFDSNSSEFWVMMAALKEFILHEGGGEAPLEGSIPDMTSSTELYINLQKIYQAKAEADFLAIEKRVRSILKKIGRDPNSISKAMIKSFCKNARKLKVCRYRHIEDEFNNPSLPQLQKYLTDEDYSIAMGFYILLRAADRFAANYNSFPGQFDGAMDEDISRLKTTAVSLLSDLGCNGTPLTEDLINEMCRFGASELHAVAALIGGVASQEVIKLITRQFVPISGTFIFNGIDHKSQLLAL; this is translated from the exons atggcgGAGCCAAAAATCAAATACGATCGCCAACTCAG GATTTGGGGTGAGCAAGGGCAGGCAGCACTAGAGAAAGCCAGCATATGCTTACTTAATTGTGGTCCAACGGGTTCCGAGACGTTAAAAAATCTTGTTCTTGGTGGGGTCGGATCTATCACAGTGATCGATGGCACTAGAGTTGAAATTGGCGATCTTGGGAATAATTTCATGG TGGATGAATCAAGTGTTGGGCAATCAAAAGCAAAATGTGTGTGTGCATTTCTTCAAGAGCTTAACGATGCTGTTAGAGCCAAGTTTATTGAAGAGCTTCCTCAAACACTAATTGAGACTAATCCATCTTTTTTTGCCCAGTTTACTTTGGTTGTAGCCACTCAG CTGATGGAAGATTCAATGGTAAAGCTTGACAAAATTTGTGGGGAGGCAAACGTAATGTTGATATTTGCACGCTCCTATGGCCTTACTGGATTTGTTAGAATCAGTGTGAAG GAGCATACAATTATAGAGTCAAAACCTGATCATTTTCTTGACGATCTTCGATTAAATAACCCTTGGCCTGAGCTCAAAAG TTTTGCAGAAACCATCGATTTAAATGTGGCAGATCCAGTTGCTCATAAGCACACGCCTTATGTTATTATTCTTGTTAAGATGGCTGATGAATGGGCTAAAGCTCATGGTGGCAGCCTTCCATCAACCAGGGAAGAGAAAAAACAGTTCAAG GAGCTTCTGAAAACTGGGATGATTGCAATGGATGAAGACAACTATAAAGAAGCAACTGACGCCGCTTTCAAAGTCTTTGCTCCTAGAGGAATTA GTCCAGAACTACAGCAGATAATTAATGATAGCTGTACAGACTTTGATTCTAATTCATCGGAGTTCTGGGTGATGATGGCTGCTTTAAAG GAATTTATTTTGCATGAAGGTGGCGGGGAGGCACCTCTTGAGGGTTCAATACCAGACATGACATCTTCAACTGA GCTTTATATAAATTTGCAGAAGATTTACCAAGCAAAAGCTGAGGCAGATTTTCTTGCTATTGAGAAACGAGTTAGGAGTATATTGAAGAAAATAGGAAGAGATCCTAACAGCATATCAAAGGCAATGATAAAAAGCTTCTGCAAGAATGCTAGAAAACTAAAG GTGTGCAGGTATCGCCATATTGAAGATGAGTTCAACAATCCTTCCCTACCACAGTTGCAGAAGTATTTAACGGATGAGGATTACAG TATTGCGATGGGGTTTTATATCCTGCTTCGAGCTGCTGATAGATTCGCTGCTAATTATAACAGTTTTCCCGGGCAATTTGACGG GGCAATGGACGAAGATATTTCTCGTTTAAAAACTACAGCCGTTAGTCTACTTAGCGACTTGGGATGCAATGGAACACCCTTAACCGAGGACCTTATCAATGAAATGTGCAGATTTGGTGCTTCAGAGCTCCATGCGGTGGCTGCCTTGATTGGCGGAGTTGCATCTCAAGAAGTTATCAAG CTCATAACAAGACAGTTTGTTCCCATTTCTGGGACCTTCATATTCAACGGCATTGATCACAAGTCTCAATTGTTGGCATTGTAG
- the LOC126657443 gene encoding probable protein S-acyltransferase 1: MESDSNSQEGSSEDEIHMEAISLSTPPPTTATVKRANETKVNNASKCFRDVFGKIKEKMVAVTKFAEEKWLKQCGFSAYSDRTRAYQIWPGNNVFFFHGRLVFGPDPRGLVLTTASIIISSWIFTMYNDGDDGDDHLPVHSTLLVTLSLLLTITALVSLFLVSSSDPGIIPRNDQTTMEEITGTSNGNRRKKITINGVELKLKYCRICKIFRPPRSCHCAICNNCVEKFDHHCPWIGQCVALRNYRFYMTFLISALCLVIFIFVFSFWRIQRRMLRIGSGLLGMLMNSPENLALTLFSFGAIWFLAGLTIFHFYLIAINQTSYENYRQSYVESENPFDKGLLRNIKEALFSKLAPSRVDFRVEVEPSGHSNAEEV, translated from the exons ATGGAGTCTGATAGTAATTCACAAGAAGGGAGTAGCGAAGATGAAATCCACATGGAAGCGATTTCACTCTCAACTCCTCCGCCAACCACCGCGACGGTGAAGAGAGCAAACGAAACCAAGGTCAACAACGCATCAAAATGTTTCAGAGATGTTTTTGGTAAAATAAAGGAGAAAATGGTAGCAGTTACAAAATTTGCCGAGGAGAAATGGCTTAAACAATGCGGATTTTCTGCTTATTCGGATAGAACAAGAGCTTATCAGATTTGGCCAGGGAACAAT GTGTTTTTCTTCCATGGAAGGCTTGTATTTGGGCCGGATCCTAGAGGATTAGTACTGACTACTGCTTCAATTATAATCTCAAGTTGGATTTTTACAATGTATAACGATGGTGACGATGGCGATGATCATTTACCAGTTCATTCTACTCTGCTCGTCACTCTCTCCTTGCTTCTAACAATAACt GCTCTAGTCAGTTTATTTCTAGTGAGTTCAAGTGATCCAGGTATAATTCCTAGAAATGATCAAACAACAATGGAGGAAATTACCGGTACGAGCAACGGTAACAGAAGGAAGAAGATAACAATCAATGGAGTAGAATTGAAACTGAAATACTGTCGAATTTGCAAGATTTTCCGGCCTCCGAGGAGTTGTCATTGTGCAATTTGCAATAACTGTGTAGAGAAATTCGACCACCATTGCCCTTGGATTGGTCAATGTGTTGCACTG CGAAATTATCGATTCTACATGACATTTTTGATCTCAGCTTTGTGTTTGGTAATCTTCATATTCGTATTCTCGTTTTGGAGAATTCAACGAAGAATGTTGCGAATCGGGTCTGGATTGCTTGGGATGCTTATGAACTCTCCTGAAAACCTAGCTTTAACTTTGTTCAGTTTTGGTGCTATTTGGTTCCTTGCTGGCCTTACTATCTTCCATTTCTACTTGATTGCAATTAATCAG ACATCGTATGAGAATTATAGGCAAAGCTACGTGGAGTCTGAAAATCCATTTGATAAGGGGTTATTACGTAATATTAAGGAGGCTTTGTTTTCGAAATTGGCTCCTTCTAGAGTTGATTTTCGTGTTGAAGTTGAACCAAGTGGACATTCAAATGCTGAGGAAGTTTAA